A window from Populus trichocarpa isolate Nisqually-1 chromosome 3, P.trichocarpa_v4.1, whole genome shotgun sequence encodes these proteins:
- the LOC7465499 gene encoding leucine-rich repeat receptor-like protein kinase TDR, whose protein sequence is MKLPFLFFLLAFFFYLFKPPLLVFSATTLPPPLQSLLSIKTFLKDPSNTFNDWNLSTTSGLIQEPVWCAWSGIKCNPATAQITSLDLSHRNLSGVIPAEIRYLTSLVHLNLSGNAFDGLLQPAIFELGDLRILDISHNNFNSTFPPGISKLKFLRVFNAYSNNFTGPLPKEFVWLRFLEELNLGGSYFTGEIPRSYGSFLRLKYLYLAGNELEGPLPPDLGFLSQLEHLELGYHPLLSGNVPEEFALLTNLKYLDISKCNLSGSLPPQLGNLTKLENLLLFMNQFTGEIPVSYTNLKALKALDLSVNQLSGAIPEGLSSLKELNRLSFLKNQLTGEIPPGIGELPYLDTLELWNNNLTGVLPQKLGSNGNLLWLDVSNNSLSGPIPPNLCQGNKLYKLILFSNKFLGKLPDSLANCTSLSRFRIQDNQLNGSIPYGLGLLPNLSYVDLSKNNFTGEIPDDLGNSEPLHFLNISGNSFHTALPNNIWSAPNLQIFSASSCKLVSKIPDFIGCSSLYRIELQDNMFNGSIPWDIGHCERLISLNLSRNSLTGIIPWEISTLPAIADVDLSHNLLTGSIPSNFGNCSTLESFNVSYNLLTGPIPASGTIFPNLHPSSFSGNQGLCGGVLPKPCAADTLGAGEMEVRHRQQPKRTAGAIVWIMAAAFGIGLFVLVAGTRCFHANYGRRFSDEREIGPWKLTAFQRLNFTANDVLECLSMSDKILGMGSTGTVYKAEMPGGEIIAVKKLWGKHKENIRRRRGVLAEVDVLGNVRHRNIVRLLGCCSNRECTMLLYEYMPNGNLHDLLHGKNKGDNLVGDWLTRYKIALGVAQGICYLHHDCDPVIVHRDLKPSNILLDGEMEARVADFGVAKLIQSDESMSVIAGSYGYIAPEYAYTLQVDEKSDIYSYGVVLMEIISGKRSVDAEFGDGNSIVDWVRSKIKAKDGVNDILDKDAGASIASVREEMMQMLRIALLCTSRNPADRPSMRDVVLMLQEAKPKRKLPGSIVSVGSGDHIVTVDGAIAQKPAVEC, encoded by the exons ATGaaactcccttttcttttctttctacttGCATTCTTCTTCTACTTGTTCAAACCTCCTCTTCTAGTCTTCTCTGCTACGACTCTGCCTCCCCCCCTCCAATCTCTTCTCTCCATTAAGACCTTCCTCAAAGACCCTTCCAATACCTTCAATGATTGGAACTTGTCCACCACTAGTGGCTTAATCCAAGAACCAGTTTGGTGCGCGTGGTCCGGCATCAAGTGCAACCCAGCCACTGCTCAAATCACATCACTCGATCTCTCTCACCGGAATCTTTCTGGTGTAATTCCTGCAGAGATTAGATACTTAACGAGCTTGGTTCACTTGAATTTGAGTGGAAATGCTTTTGATGGGCTTCTTCAACCTGCCATTTTTGAACTGGGTGACCTTAGGATTCTTGACATCAGCCACAACAACTTCAATTCAACATTCCCACCTGGGATTTCCAAGCTCAAGTTCTTGAGAGTCTTCAATGCATACAGCAACAACTTCACTGGTCCATTGCCTAAAGAATTCGTCTGGCTGCGCTTCCTGGAGGAGCTCAACCTTGGTGGGAGCTACTTCACGGGAGAGATTCCAAGGAGTTATGGAAGTTTCCTCAGATTGAAGTACCTGTACTTAGCTGGGAATGAATTGGAAGGACCATTGCCACCCGACTTAGGATTCTTGAGTCAGCTCGAGCACCTGGAGCTTGGCTACCATCCACTCCTATCAGGCAATGTACCAGAAGAATTTGCTTTGTTGACTAATCTCAAGTACCTAGATATCTCAAAGTGCAATCTATCAGGCAGTCTCCCACCACAACTTGGAAATCTTACCAAACTCGAGAATTTGCTCCTTTTCATGAACCAGTTTACTGGTGAAATCCCGGTGAGCTACACAAATCTGAAAGCTCTAAAAGCACTTGATTTATCCGTTAATCAGCTTTCAGGGGCAATTCCAGAGGGGTTATCTTCCTTGAAAGAGCTAAACAGGTTGAGCTTTCTGAAAAATCAGCTCACTGGCGAAATACCACCGGGAATTGGCGAGCTACCATACCTTGACACGTTAGAGCTCTGGAACAACAACCTAACCGGAGTTCTCCCGCAAAAGCTTGGATCCAATGGGAATCTACTATGGCTTGACGTCTCAAACAACTCGCTCTCCGGCCCAATTCCTCCAAATCTATGTCAAGGAAACAAGCTTTACAAGCTGATTCTGTTCTCCAACAAGTTTCTCGGTAAATTACCAGATTCTCTAGCAAACTGCACCTCTTTGTCCAGGTTCCGAATTCAAGACAACCAGCTCAACGGCTCAATCCCTTATGGATTGGGGCTCCTGCCTAATCTTTCCTATGTGGATTTAAGCAAGAATAACTTCACAGGTGAAATTCCTGACGATCTTGGCAATTCAGAACCACTTCATTTCTTGAACATTTCTGGAAACTCCTTCCACACTGCTTTACCAAACAACATATGGAGCGCGCCAAATCTTCAGATTTTTTCAGCCAGTTCATGCAAGCTGGTGAGCAAAATACCAGATTTTATCGGTTGCAGCAGTCTGTACAGGATAGAATTGCAAGACAATATGTTCAATGGCAGCATTCCATGGGATATTGGCCATTGTGAGAGGCTCATTTCGCTTAATTTAAGCCGCAATTCTCTTACTGGTATTATTCCGTGGGAGATTTCTACACTTCCTGCTATCGCTGATGTCGATTTGTCCCATAATTTACTCACCGGTTCCATTCCTTCAAATTTTGGTAACTGTTCTACTTTGGAGAGTTTTAATGTGTCCTATAATTTGTTAACTGGACCCATTCCTGCATCGGGTACAATATTTCCAAATTTGCATCCGTCTTCCTTTTCGGGCAATCAAGGATTATGCGGTGGCGTTTTGCCAAAGCCTTGTGCTGCGGATACATTGGGGGCTGGAGAAATGGAGGTCCGCCATAGACAGCAGCCCAAAAGGACTGCTGGGGCTATAGTGTGGATTATGGCGGCTGCTTTTGGTATTGGATTATTTGTGCTTGTTGCTGGGACTAGGTGTTTCCATGCGAACTATGGCCGTAGATTTAGTGATGAACGAGAGATCGGACCGTGGAAATTAACTGCCTTTCAACGGTTGAATTTCACGGCTAATGATGTGCTCGAGTGTCTATCAATGTCGGACAAGATCTTAGGGATGGGGTCAACGGGGACGGTCTATAAGGCGGAAATGCCAGGTGGCGAGATCATAGCGGTGAAGAAACTGTGGGGTAAGCATAAGGAGAACATCAGAAGGAGGAGAGGGGTATTAGCCGAGGTGGATGTTTTAGGTAACGTGAGGCATAGGAATATAGTGAGATTGCTAGGATGTTGCAGTAACAGGGAGTGTACAATGTTGCTGTACGAGTACATGCCTAATGGGAACTTACATGATTTGTTGCATGGGAAAAATAAGGGAGACAATTTGGTGGGTGATTGGCTTACAAGGTACAAGATTGCACTAGGAGTGGCACAGGGGATTTGCTATTTGCATCATGATTGTGATCCTGTGATTGTGCACCGAGATCTTAAGCCTAGTAATATATTATTGGACGGGGAGATGGAGGCTAGAGTGGCAGATTTTGGGGTGGCAAAGCTGATCCAAAGTGATGAATCCATGTCAGTCATTGCTGGGTCTTATGGCTACATTGCGCCAG AGTATGCTTACACACTGCAAGTTGATGAGAAGAGTGATATTTATAGTTATGGGGTGGTGTTAATGGAGATTATAAGCGGCAAGAGGTCGGTCGATGCTGAGTTTGGGGATGGTAATAGCATTGTTGATTGGGTAAGGTCGAAGATAAAGGCTAAGGACGGTGTAAATGACATTTTAGACAAGGATGCTGGGGCATCAATTGCATCTGTGAGGGAAGAAATGATGCAAATGCTTAGAATTGCTTTGTTATGCACCAGCCGGAATCCTGCGGACCGACCGTCAATGAGGGATGTCGTGCTGATGCTGCAAGAAGCCAAGCCCAAGAGGAAACTGCCTGGAAGTATAGTTAGTGTTGGTAGTGGTGACCACATTGTTACTGTTGATGGGGCTATTGCACAAAAGCCTGCAGTCGaatgttga